From Thermomonas sp. XSG, one genomic window encodes:
- the rapZ gene encoding RNase adapter RapZ, producing the protein MNGREVPTMLIVSGMSGSGKSGALHTLEDLGYYCVDNLPAELLPEFVRLLQNGESAPSKIAVVIDARSLSDLADVPTVLSRLGALGANPRLLYLEARDEVILRRYADTRRRHPLSHLGLVLADAISLDRQALKPLRQIADIRIDTSELNVHQMRRRVLAEFGLSGTGLSLLFQSFAYRHGVPPDADFVFDARVLPNPHWDARLRPLSGRDPEVREHLDAEPDVIAYAGQVQAFLDSWLPKLRSETRSYATIAFGCSGGRHRSVYLAERLARHCRESGWAEVAVHHRELD; encoded by the coding sequence ATGAACGGCCGCGAAGTGCCCACCATGCTGATCGTCAGCGGCATGTCCGGTTCCGGCAAGTCCGGCGCGCTGCACACGCTGGAAGACCTTGGCTATTACTGCGTGGACAACCTCCCGGCGGAATTGCTGCCGGAATTCGTCCGCCTGCTGCAGAACGGCGAATCGGCGCCATCCAAGATCGCGGTGGTCATCGACGCGCGCAGCCTCAGCGACCTTGCCGACGTCCCGACCGTGCTGTCGCGGCTCGGTGCGCTGGGCGCCAATCCGCGCCTGCTCTACCTCGAGGCACGCGACGAGGTGATCCTGCGCCGCTATGCGGATACCCGGCGCCGCCACCCGCTCAGCCACCTCGGGCTGGTGCTGGCGGACGCGATCTCGCTGGACCGGCAGGCGCTCAAGCCGCTGCGCCAGATCGCCGACATCCGCATCGACACCAGCGAGCTGAACGTCCACCAGATGCGCCGCCGCGTGCTGGCCGAGTTCGGCCTGTCCGGCACCGGGCTGTCGCTGCTGTTCCAGTCATTCGCCTACCGCCACGGGGTGCCGCCCGATGCCGACTTCGTGTTCGACGCGCGGGTGCTGCCCAATCCGCACTGGGATGCGCGCCTGCGGCCGCTGTCCGGGCGCGACCCGGAGGTGCGCGAACATCTCGACGCCGAGCCCGACGTGATCGCCTACGCCGGCCAGGTGCAGGCCTTCCTCGACAGCTGGCTGCCGAAGCTGCGTTCGGAAACCCGCAGCTACGCCACCATCGCGTTCGGCTGCAGCGGCGGCCGCCATCGCTCGGTGTACCTCGCCGAGCGGCTGGCCCGCCACTGCCGCGAAAGCGGCTGGGCGGAGGTGGCGGTACACCACCGCGAGCTGGACTGA
- the hprK gene encoding HPr(Ser) kinase/phosphatase, whose translation MSAARITAAELFANQQERLSLRWVAGQETGGQRVLEAVDTVARRPSLAGYLNAIYPNKVQILGTEELEWLDGLDARQRWETIHKIIDFRPLALVISKSQSCPEDLRIAAEESDTPLWVSPRRGHELLNHLQYILARTLAPRVTLHGVFMEIYSIGVLITGESGSGKSELALELVTRGHRLVADDAPEFTQIAPDVLDGACPELLQDMLELRGLGVLNIRQMFGDTAVKRNKYLRLIVHLSKPSLESSTGGMERLTGDLGTRRVLDLDVPMITIPVMAGRNLAVLTEAATRMHILRSKGIDPAAAFMARHSHFLEHAAQ comes from the coding sequence ATGAGCGCCGCCCGCATCACCGCCGCCGAGCTGTTCGCCAACCAGCAGGAGCGGCTGTCGCTGCGCTGGGTGGCCGGGCAGGAAACCGGCGGCCAGCGCGTGCTGGAAGCGGTGGACACGGTAGCCCGCCGGCCCTCGCTGGCGGGCTACCTCAACGCCATCTACCCCAACAAGGTGCAGATCCTCGGCACCGAGGAACTGGAATGGCTGGACGGGCTGGACGCCCGCCAGCGCTGGGAGACAATCCACAAGATCATCGACTTCCGCCCGCTGGCGCTGGTCATCAGCAAGAGCCAGTCGTGCCCGGAAGACCTGCGCATCGCCGCGGAGGAATCCGACACCCCCCTGTGGGTGTCGCCGCGCCGCGGCCATGAACTGCTCAACCACCTGCAGTACATCCTGGCGCGCACGCTGGCGCCGCGGGTCACCCTGCACGGCGTGTTCATGGAGATCTACTCCATCGGCGTGCTGATCACCGGCGAATCGGGCTCCGGCAAGAGCGAGCTGGCGCTGGAACTGGTCACCCGCGGCCACCGCCTGGTCGCCGACGACGCGCCTGAATTCACCCAGATCGCCCCCGACGTGCTGGACGGCGCCTGCCCCGAGCTGCTGCAGGACATGCTGGAGTTGCGCGGCCTGGGCGTGCTCAACATCCGGCAGATGTTCGGCGACACCGCGGTCAAGCGGAACAAGTACCTGCGCCTGATCGTCCACCTCAGCAAGCCGTCGCTGGAGTCCAGCACCGGCGGGATGGAACGGCTGACCGGCGACCTCGGCACCCGCCGCGTGCTGGACCTCGACGTGCCGATGATCACCATCCCGGTGATGGCCGGCCGCAACCTGGCGGTGCTCACCGAGGCCGCCACCCGCATGCATATCCTGCGCAGCAAGGGTATCGACCCTGCAGCCGCGTTCATGGCCCGGCACAGCCATTTCCTCGAGCACGCCGCGCAATGA
- the raiA gene encoding ribosome-associated translation inhibitor RaiA has protein sequence MQIETYGQQMDVTPALRSYVETRFERLGRHFEGDCEIRVQLGLEKPDHKAEANVTLAGRKLHADALGQDMYAAIDLLVDKLDRQLIKHKEKQVEQRRGEGLARMGTVD, from the coding sequence ATGCAGATCGAAACCTACGGCCAGCAGATGGACGTCACGCCCGCCCTGCGCAGCTACGTGGAGACCCGCTTCGAGCGGCTCGGCCGGCATTTCGAAGGCGACTGCGAGATCCGCGTCCAGCTCGGGCTGGAAAAGCCGGACCACAAGGCCGAGGCCAACGTCACCCTGGCCGGCCGCAAGCTGCACGCCGATGCCCTGGGCCAGGATATGTACGCGGCGATCGACCTGCTGGTGGACAAGCTGGACCGGCAGCTGATCAAGCACAAGGAAAAGCAGGTCGAGCAGCGCCGCGGCGAAGGGCTGGCACGCATGGGCACGGTCGACTGA
- a CDS encoding RNA polymerase factor sigma-54, translating to MKQRLSPATQQHLVLTPQLRQAIRLLQLSAAELEAEVAEAVASNPLLDWQDDGALVDPPVTAGAVPASPEPASGDIETAPDEHWETDTEEWQASGSAPAGRDDGSEVEQPDTEESLQDHLLWQLHLGHFSPRDTRIGIALIDAIDDDGYLREDLATLAASLRADIDATPAEMLPVLHRIQQFDPVGVGARDLGECLCLQLQALPADTPARALALSIAAGPLPQLPKLGIDGVSALLGCPPAAAEAAVQLLRTLDPRPGAQHGALPAGSYIRPDCVVWRQQGLWQVALAGGALPRVTIQRDYQQMIRHASSCDADYLRGHLQEARWLLKGLEARADTLLRVVRCLVREQAAFLEFGPQALRPLTLRSVAADLGLHESTVSRAIARKYVRTPRGTLALRDFFASGIGTDDGGSASSTAIQNRIRQLVAGENPRKPLSDARLADTLKAEGVPVARRTVAKYREALQIPASHERMRIG from the coding sequence ATGAAGCAGCGCCTGTCCCCCGCGACGCAGCAACACCTGGTCCTGACCCCGCAGCTCCGTCAGGCGATTCGCCTGTTGCAGCTTTCCGCCGCGGAGCTGGAGGCGGAGGTGGCCGAAGCAGTGGCGAGCAATCCGCTGCTGGACTGGCAGGACGACGGGGCGCTGGTCGACCCACCAGTCACTGCCGGCGCAGTACCCGCATCGCCAGAACCCGCCTCCGGCGATATCGAAACCGCGCCGGATGAGCACTGGGAGACCGACACCGAAGAGTGGCAGGCCTCCGGGAGCGCGCCTGCGGGACGCGATGACGGCAGCGAGGTCGAGCAGCCCGATACCGAGGAGTCTTTGCAGGACCACCTGCTGTGGCAGCTGCATCTGGGCCACTTCAGTCCGCGCGACACCCGCATCGGCATCGCCCTGATCGATGCCATCGACGATGACGGCTACCTGCGCGAGGACCTGGCCACACTGGCTGCCAGCCTGCGCGCGGACATCGACGCCACGCCCGCGGAAATGCTGCCGGTGCTGCACCGCATCCAGCAGTTCGACCCGGTCGGCGTGGGCGCGCGCGACCTGGGCGAGTGCCTTTGCCTGCAACTGCAGGCGCTGCCGGCGGACACGCCCGCGCGCGCGCTGGCGCTGTCGATCGCGGCTGGCCCGCTGCCGCAGCTGCCAAAACTAGGCATCGATGGTGTCAGCGCCCTGCTCGGCTGTCCCCCGGCAGCGGCAGAGGCCGCGGTGCAGCTGTTGCGAACGCTGGATCCGCGCCCCGGCGCCCAGCACGGCGCACTGCCCGCCGGCAGCTACATCCGCCCCGATTGCGTGGTATGGCGCCAGCAGGGCCTGTGGCAGGTGGCGCTGGCGGGCGGCGCACTGCCCCGGGTGACGATCCAGCGCGACTACCAGCAGATGATCCGGCACGCCAGCAGCTGCGACGCCGACTACCTGCGGGGTCACCTGCAGGAAGCGCGCTGGCTGCTGAAGGGCCTCGAGGCGCGCGCCGACACCCTCCTGCGGGTGGTGCGCTGCCTCGTGCGCGAACAGGCCGCGTTCCTCGAATTCGGTCCGCAGGCGCTGCGTCCGCTGACCCTGCGCAGCGTGGCCGCGGATCTGGGCCTGCACGAGTCCACGGTGTCACGCGCGATCGCCCGCAAATACGTGCGCACGCCGCGCGGGACGCTGGCGCTGCGCGACTTCTTCGCTTCCGGCATCGGCACCGACGACGGCGGCAGCGCGTCCAGCACCGCGATCCAGAACCGCATCCGCCAGCTGGTGGCGGGGGAGAACCCGCGCAAGCCCTTGTCGGATGCACGGCTTGCCGATACGTTGAAGGCGGAAGGTGTGCCGGTGGCAAGGCGGACGGTGGCGAAGTACCGCGAAGCCCTGCAGATCCCGGCATCGCACGAGCGTATGCGCATCGGCTGA
- the lptB gene encoding LPS export ABC transporter ATP-binding protein, producing the protein MLSAEGLRKRYRSREVVRDFGLTLAPGEVVGLLGPNGAGKTTCFYMIVGLVPADAGRIVLDGKDITDQPMYARAKLGLGYLPQEPSVFRKLSVADNIRLVLELRPDLDEDGREHELSALLDELQIGHVTEQLGASLSGGERRRVEIARALAGKPRMILLDEPFAGVDPISVNEIQRIVRHLKQRGIGVLITDHNVRETLGICDRAYILADGAVLAQGAPAELLENPDVRRVYLGDSFRL; encoded by the coding sequence ATGCTGTCCGCGGAAGGTCTGCGCAAGCGCTACCGTTCGCGCGAGGTGGTCCGCGATTTCGGCCTGACCCTGGCGCCGGGCGAAGTGGTTGGCCTGCTCGGGCCCAACGGCGCCGGCAAGACCACCTGCTTCTACATGATCGTCGGACTGGTGCCGGCCGACGCCGGCCGCATCGTGCTGGACGGCAAGGACATCACCGACCAGCCGATGTACGCACGCGCCAAGCTGGGCCTGGGCTACCTGCCGCAGGAGCCGTCGGTGTTCCGCAAGCTGAGCGTGGCCGACAACATCCGGCTGGTGCTGGAGCTGCGCCCGGACCTGGACGAGGACGGCCGCGAGCACGAACTCAGCGCCCTGCTGGATGAACTGCAGATCGGCCACGTCACCGAACAGCTGGGCGCCAGCCTGTCGGGTGGCGAACGCCGCCGGGTGGAAATCGCCCGCGCGCTGGCCGGCAAACCGCGCATGATCCTGCTGGACGAACCCTTCGCCGGCGTCGATCCGATTTCGGTGAACGAAATCCAGCGTATCGTCCGCCATCTCAAGCAGCGCGGCATCGGCGTACTGATCACCGACCACAACGTGCGCGAGACGCTGGGCATCTGCGACCGCGCCTACATCCTGGCCGACGGGGCCGTGCTGGCGCAGGGTGCACCGGCCGAACTGCTGGAGAACCCGGACGTGCGCCGGGTCTACCTGGGCGACAGCTTCCGCCTGTAA
- the lptA gene encoding lipopolysaccharide transport periplasmic protein LptA has product MSRTTEFAATVLTLALLAAGTAVARTSDRNQPMDIEAARSDCGLGENATCTFSGQATITQGSLRIVAEKAVVTQVAGKPSRAQFSGGVRLQQEMDDGDHIDARSNNVDYDMRNEVIVFTGNVSIAQQRGSLSGERVVYNLRTGQLESGGGTGGGRVKMRILPKPAQASGKGTP; this is encoded by the coding sequence ATGTCCCGCACGACTGAATTCGCCGCCACCGTCCTGACGCTGGCCCTGCTGGCCGCCGGCACCGCCGTTGCGCGCACCTCCGACCGCAACCAGCCCATGGACATCGAAGCCGCACGCAGCGACTGCGGTCTGGGCGAGAACGCCACCTGCACCTTCAGCGGACAGGCCACCATCACCCAGGGCAGCCTGCGCATCGTCGCCGAGAAGGCGGTGGTCACCCAGGTGGCCGGCAAGCCCAGCCGCGCGCAGTTCAGCGGCGGCGTGCGCCTGCAGCAGGAAATGGACGACGGCGACCATATCGACGCGCGCTCCAACAACGTCGATTACGACATGCGCAACGAGGTGATCGTGTTCACCGGCAACGTCAGCATCGCCCAGCAACGCGGCAGCCTCAGCGGCGAGCGGGTGGTCTACAACCTCAGGACCGGCCAGCTGGAAAGCGGCGGCGGCACCGGTGGCGGCCGGGTCAAGATGCGGATCCTGCCGAAGCCGGCGCAGGCCAGCGGCAAGGGCACGCCCTGA
- the lptC gene encoding LPS export ABC transporter periplasmic protein LptC translates to MNWRLPLTLALLLGAIATGWSVWRMSHPADDGVLRTRPDYVLRDYEITALDKQGKESFTLRGPMLQRDPADRTMTLATPQFLVPDRLGRYWNVVAQQGFVPAGGDLLELRGQVRADSPADAPPPTRIETDWLALDLERNRARSTAAVTVTRPGLTMRGTGLEADFDRQQVSLLSQVRTHYVPHD, encoded by the coding sequence GTGAACTGGCGCCTGCCCCTAACGCTGGCGTTGTTGCTGGGCGCGATCGCTACCGGCTGGTCGGTGTGGCGGATGTCGCACCCGGCCGACGACGGCGTGCTGCGCACCCGCCCGGACTACGTGCTGCGCGACTACGAGATCACCGCGCTGGACAAGCAGGGCAAGGAGTCTTTCACCCTGCGCGGCCCGATGCTGCAGCGCGACCCGGCCGACCGCACCATGACCCTCGCCACCCCGCAATTCCTGGTGCCGGACCGACTGGGCCGCTACTGGAACGTGGTGGCGCAGCAGGGCTTCGTCCCCGCCGGCGGCGACCTGCTGGAACTGCGCGGCCAGGTGCGCGCGGACAGCCCGGCCGACGCCCCGCCGCCCACCCGCATCGAAACCGACTGGCTGGCGCTGGACCTGGAGCGCAACCGCGCCCGCTCCACCGCCGCCGTCACCGTGACCCGGCCCGGACTTACAATGCGCGGCACCGGTCTGGAGGCGGACTTCGACCGCCAGCAGGTCTCGCTTCTCTCGCAGGTACGCACCCACTATGTCCCGCACGACTGA
- a CDS encoding HAD hydrolase family protein, protein MTMPIFPADVLERAARIRLIGFDVDGTLTDGGLQFDSDGREHKRFHVQDGLGLVLLRQAGIEVALVSARRSEVTLARGRELKVARLHIGERGKLDCMRGIAADMGIGMDQAAFMGDDLPDLAVMRAVGLAIAPANAHPWVLPATHWVTPHRGGEGAARDACDLLLHAQGKVEAILEHGEHP, encoded by the coding sequence ATGACGATGCCAATATTCCCCGCCGACGTCCTCGAACGCGCCGCGCGGATCCGTCTGATCGGCTTCGACGTCGACGGCACCCTGACCGACGGCGGCCTGCAGTTCGACAGCGACGGCCGCGAGCACAAGCGCTTCCACGTGCAGGACGGGCTGGGCCTGGTGTTGCTGCGCCAAGCCGGCATCGAGGTGGCGCTGGTCAGCGCGCGCCGCAGCGAAGTCACCCTGGCGCGCGGCCGCGAGCTGAAGGTGGCACGCCTGCACATCGGCGAACGCGGCAAGCTGGACTGCATGCGCGGCATCGCCGCGGACATGGGCATCGGCATGGACCAGGCCGCCTTCATGGGCGACGACCTGCCCGATCTGGCGGTGATGCGCGCGGTCGGCCTGGCCATCGCTCCGGCCAACGCACACCCGTGGGTACTGCCGGCCACGCACTGGGTCACCCCGCATCGCGGTGGCGAGGGCGCGGCGCGTGACGCCTGCGACCTGCTGCTGCATGCGCAGGGCAAGGTCGAGGCGATCCTCGAACACGGCGAGCACCCGTGA